The Mycolicibacterium doricum genome includes a region encoding these proteins:
- a CDS encoding DEAD/DEAH box helicase — protein MTTAQSFADLGVRGPLRRVLENRGIDSPFPIQAATLPDSLAGRDVLGRGKTGSGKTLAFSLPLVSRLADTKRRSSRPSGLVLAPTRELATQISAVLQPLAAAYDLKVATIFGGVSQNPQAAALRAGVDIVVACPGRLEDLMRQRIISLDSVEITVLDEADHMADLGFLPGVTRILAATPAGGQRLLFSATLDNGVDKLVRRFLREPVTHSVDEVNAPPPAMTHHVFHVAGAHEKKALVHTLAAGSGRRILFMRTKHQARKLARQLTESGVPSVDLHGNLSQNARERNLAAFSSGDARVLVATDIAARGVHVDEVELVVHVDPPVEHKAYLHRSGRTARAGSAGDVVTVVLPEERRDTAALLRRAGINVAPQQVGADSPSVAELVGEVAPYRAPAMKAVEQPRAAADRPRRRSKPQGHGERQGRPQGGGDGTRSRGPRRRPQAAR, from the coding sequence ATGACAACTGCACAATCATTCGCCGACCTCGGTGTGCGCGGACCGCTGCGCCGTGTTCTGGAGAACCGCGGCATCGACAGCCCGTTCCCGATCCAGGCCGCGACGTTGCCCGACAGCCTGGCCGGCCGTGACGTGCTCGGACGTGGGAAGACGGGCAGCGGTAAGACCCTGGCGTTCTCGCTGCCGCTGGTGAGCCGGCTCGCCGATACCAAGCGGCGTTCGTCGCGCCCCTCTGGCCTGGTGCTCGCACCGACCCGTGAGCTGGCCACCCAGATCTCCGCGGTGCTCCAACCCCTTGCTGCGGCATACGATTTGAAGGTCGCCACCATCTTCGGTGGCGTTTCGCAGAATCCACAGGCCGCGGCGCTGCGGGCCGGTGTCGACATCGTCGTCGCCTGCCCCGGACGGCTCGAAGACCTGATGCGCCAGCGGATCATCTCGCTGGACAGTGTCGAGATCACCGTCCTCGACGAGGCCGACCACATGGCCGACCTCGGCTTCCTGCCCGGCGTCACACGCATCCTGGCCGCCACACCAGCAGGCGGTCAGCGGCTGCTGTTCTCGGCGACGCTCGACAACGGCGTCGACAAGCTGGTGCGCCGCTTCCTGCGGGAGCCCGTCACCCACTCGGTGGACGAGGTCAACGCGCCGCCGCCGGCCATGACCCACCACGTGTTCCACGTGGCCGGTGCCCACGAGAAGAAGGCGCTGGTGCACACGCTGGCCGCCGGGTCGGGACGCCGAATCCTTTTCATGCGCACCAAACATCAGGCCCGCAAGCTTGCCCGTCAGCTCACCGAGTCCGGTGTGCCCTCGGTCGACCTGCACGGCAACCTCTCGCAGAACGCCCGCGAGCGCAACCTCGCCGCCTTCTCCTCCGGTGACGCCAGGGTGCTGGTGGCCACCGACATCGCGGCCCGTGGCGTGCACGTCGACGAGGTAGAACTCGTGGTGCACGTCGATCCGCCGGTCGAGCACAAGGCGTATCTGCACCGCTCCGGCCGCACCGCGCGCGCCGGCAGTGCGGGTGACGTCGTCACCGTCGTGCTGCCCGAGGAGCGGCGGGACACCGCCGCGCTGCTGCGGCGGGCCGGTATCAACGTCGCACCCCAGCAGGTCGGTGCCGATTCACCGTCGGTCGCCGAACTGGTCGGCGAGGTCGCGCCGTATCGCGCGCCGGCCATGAAGGCCGTCGAGCAGCCCCGCGCCGCCGCTGACCGTCCCC